From Mycolicibacterium cosmeticum, a single genomic window includes:
- a CDS encoding class I SAM-dependent methyltransferase: MSESTRPRSLSFGEEAAAYERGRPSYPPEAIDWLLPPGAHTVLDLGAGTGKLTIRLAERGLDVIAVDPIPEMLEVLSTSLPDIPALLGTAEEIPLPDDSVDSVLVAQAWHWFDADRAVAEIARVLRPGGRLGLVWNTRDERMGWVKDLGRIIGHEDHALEQKVTLPEPFAAVERAHFEWTSYLTPQALVDLVASRSYCITSPAEVRTRTLDEVRELLRTHPALANTTGLALPYVTVGIRATLG, translated from the coding sequence GTGAGCGAGTCGACCCGGCCCCGGTCGCTGTCCTTCGGGGAGGAGGCCGCCGCCTACGAGCGCGGCCGGCCGTCCTACCCGCCGGAGGCGATCGACTGGCTGCTCCCGCCGGGCGCGCACACCGTGCTCGACCTGGGTGCCGGTACCGGCAAGCTGACCATCCGGCTGGCCGAACGCGGACTCGACGTGATCGCCGTCGACCCGATCCCCGAGATGCTGGAAGTCCTCTCCACCTCGCTGCCCGACATCCCGGCCCTGCTGGGGACGGCCGAGGAGATCCCGCTGCCCGACGACAGCGTGGATTCGGTGTTGGTGGCCCAGGCCTGGCACTGGTTCGACGCCGACCGCGCGGTGGCCGAGATCGCCAGGGTGCTGCGCCCCGGCGGCCGGCTCGGGCTGGTGTGGAACACCCGCGACGAACGGATGGGCTGGGTGAAAGACCTGGGCCGGATCATCGGCCACGAGGATCACGCCCTCGAGCAGAAGGTGACCCTGCCCGAACCGTTCGCCGCGGTCGAGCGGGCGCACTTCGAATGGACGAGTTACCTGACCCCGCAGGCACTGGTCGACCTGGTGGCCTCGCGCAGCTACTGCATCACCTCACCGGCCGAGGTCCGCACCCGCACGCTCGACGAGGTCCGCGAGTTGTTGAGAACCCATCCGGCGCTGGCGAATACGACCGGGCTGGCACTGCCCTATGTGACGGTGGGTATCCGCGCGACGCTGGGCTGA
- a CDS encoding exodeoxyribonuclease III has translation MIVTTVNVNGIRAAVKQRSSENLGLLPWLKESRADIVCLQETRADDEQLRDALAPALADDWHLASAEPHVKGRNGVAVLSRTPFSAVRILESEEFATHGRYIEVETGGATVASVYLPTGEAETERQLEKERFMAAIEARMAQLLAGNRDTVLCGDWNIAHTENDIKAWKNNVKKAGFLPSERQWLTDLMATGWVDVVRRLHPDVAGPYSWWSWRGKAFDNDAGWRIDYHLANAGLAERAVSARVERAELYALRWSDHAPVTVEFS, from the coding sequence GTGATCGTCACCACCGTCAACGTCAACGGCATCCGCGCCGCGGTCAAGCAGCGTTCCAGCGAGAACCTGGGGTTGCTGCCCTGGCTGAAGGAGTCCCGCGCCGACATCGTTTGCCTGCAGGAGACCCGGGCCGATGACGAGCAGCTGCGCGACGCCCTGGCCCCCGCCTTGGCCGACGATTGGCACCTGGCGTCGGCGGAACCACATGTCAAGGGCCGCAACGGCGTTGCCGTGCTCTCGCGCACCCCGTTCAGCGCGGTGCGGATCCTGGAGTCCGAGGAGTTCGCCACCCACGGCCGCTATATCGAGGTCGAGACCGGCGGCGCCACCGTCGCCAGTGTCTACCTGCCCACCGGTGAGGCCGAGACGGAACGGCAGCTGGAGAAGGAACGGTTCATGGCCGCCATCGAGGCCAGGATGGCCCAGCTACTGGCCGGCAACCGGGACACCGTGCTGTGCGGTGACTGGAACATCGCGCACACCGAGAACGACATCAAGGCCTGGAAGAACAACGTCAAGAAGGCCGGGTTCCTGCCCAGTGAACGGCAGTGGCTGACCGATCTGATGGCCACCGGCTGGGTGGATGTGGTGCGCCGGCTGCACCCCGACGTCGCCGGCCCGTACAGCTGGTGGTCCTGGCGCGGCAAGGCCTTCGACAACGACGCCGGCTGGCGCATCGACTATCACCTGGCCAACGCGGGCCTGGCCGAGCGCGCGGTGTCGGCCCGGGTGGAGCGGGCCGAGCTCTACGCGTTGCGCTGGTCCGATCACGCCCCGGTGACCGTCGAATTCTCCTAG
- a CDS encoding ABC transporter ATP-binding protein, with the protein MAEVEFRDVSRRFPGGVHALKGLNLTVADGEFLILVGPSGCGKSTALRMLAGLDKPTSGEIRIGGTVVNDLTPGQRDIAMVFQNYALYPHMSVYRNLAYGLRQRRTPRAEIDRRVRETAELLQITALLDRKPGQLSGGQRQRVAMGRALVREPQAFLLDEPLSNLDAKLRNQVRGDLKRLHREVPVTSIYVTHDQVEAMTLGDRLCVMSEGEVQQIGTTDDIYNRPANTFVAAFMGSPPMNLMPGVIRSGLLHIGGAEVTPAASEDGPVTVGVRPEHLQLHRQRAPGMMAARVDFVEPLGSHVLVTAVVGTGDEQTRVIAQAPADTVLAPGTDIGFVLPPERTYFFDAQTGVARRDRERVAL; encoded by the coding sequence GTGGCAGAAGTAGAGTTCCGTGACGTCAGCCGCCGATTCCCCGGCGGTGTACACGCCCTCAAAGGGCTGAATCTCACGGTGGCCGACGGGGAGTTCCTGATCCTGGTCGGACCGTCGGGTTGCGGTAAGAGCACCGCGCTGCGCATGTTGGCCGGACTCGACAAACCCACCTCAGGGGAGATCCGGATCGGAGGCACCGTCGTCAACGACCTCACTCCCGGCCAGCGGGACATTGCGATGGTGTTCCAGAACTACGCGCTCTACCCGCACATGTCGGTGTACCGCAACCTGGCGTACGGTCTGCGGCAGCGTCGCACGCCGCGCGCCGAAATCGACCGCAGGGTGCGGGAAACGGCCGAGCTGCTGCAGATCACCGCGCTGCTGGACCGCAAGCCGGGGCAGTTGTCGGGCGGTCAGCGGCAGCGGGTGGCGATGGGCCGGGCGCTGGTGCGCGAACCGCAGGCGTTCCTGCTCGACGAGCCGCTGTCGAATCTGGATGCCAAGCTGCGCAACCAGGTTCGCGGTGACCTCAAGCGGTTGCACCGAGAGGTTCCGGTGACCTCCATCTACGTCACCCACGACCAGGTGGAGGCGATGACGCTGGGGGACCGGCTGTGCGTGATGTCCGAGGGCGAGGTGCAGCAGATCGGCACCACCGACGATATCTACAACCGGCCGGCCAACACGTTCGTCGCGGCGTTCATGGGCAGCCCGCCGATGAACCTGATGCCGGGGGTGATCCGGTCCGGCCTGCTGCACATCGGTGGTGCCGAGGTGACGCCGGCGGCATCGGAGGACGGCCCGGTCACCGTCGGCGTGCGGCCCGAGCATCTGCAGCTGCACCGCCAGCGCGCGCCCGGCATGATGGCGGCGCGCGTCGACTTCGTCGAGCCCCTGGGCAGTCACGTACTGGTGACCGCCGTCGTCGGCACCGGTGACGAACAGACCCGGGTGATCGCGCAGGCCCCGGCCGATACCGTGCTGGCACCGGGCACCGACATCGGTTTCGTGCTGCCGCCGGAGCGGACGTACTTCTTCGATGCGCAGACCGGCGTCGCCCGACGGGACCGGGAACGCGTCGCGCTGTAG
- the metX gene encoding homoserine O-acetyltransferase MetX gives MTVSDTRPAVSLPAEGETALVDIGSLPLESGAVLDDVTIAVQRWGELSPERDNVVMVLHALTGDSHVTGPAGPGHPTPGWWDGVAGPGAPIDTDRWCAISTNVLGGCRGSTGPSSLARDGRPWGSRFPTITIRDQVNADLATLAALGITRVAAVIGGSMGGARALEWIIGHPDTVRTALVLAVGARATADQIGTQSSQVAAIKADPNWQGGDYHGTGRLPSAGMEIARRFAHLTYRGEAELDSRFGNDVQGDDDARFAIESYLEYQGAKLVSRFDAGTYVALTDALSSHDVGRGRGGVAAALESCQVPVIVGGITSDRLYPIRLQQELADLLPGCAGLNVVDSIYGHDGFLVETDSVGALIRQTLKLASQ, from the coding sequence GTGACCGTGTCAGATACCCGCCCCGCCGTGTCCCTGCCGGCCGAAGGCGAAACCGCCCTCGTCGACATCGGCTCGCTGCCGCTGGAGAGCGGCGCGGTGCTCGACGACGTCACCATCGCCGTGCAGCGCTGGGGTGAGCTGTCCCCCGAGCGCGACAACGTCGTGATGGTGCTGCACGCCCTGACCGGTGATTCACACGTGACCGGTCCGGCCGGCCCCGGCCATCCCACCCCCGGCTGGTGGGACGGTGTGGCCGGGCCGGGCGCCCCGATCGACACCGACCGCTGGTGCGCCATCTCGACCAACGTGCTGGGTGGCTGCCGCGGCTCCACCGGTCCCAGCTCGCTGGCCAGGGACGGCCGTCCGTGGGGTTCCCGGTTCCCGACCATCACGATCCGCGACCAGGTGAACGCCGACCTGGCGACGCTGGCCGCGCTGGGCATCACCCGGGTGGCGGCGGTGATCGGCGGTTCCATGGGCGGGGCCCGGGCCCTGGAGTGGATCATCGGGCACCCGGACACCGTGCGCACGGCACTGGTCCTGGCCGTCGGCGCGCGCGCGACCGCCGACCAGATCGGTACGCAGAGCAGTCAGGTGGCCGCCATCAAGGCCGACCCGAACTGGCAGGGCGGTGACTACCACGGCACTGGGCGCCTGCCCAGCGCCGGGATGGAGATCGCGCGGCGGTTCGCGCACCTGACGTATCGCGGTGAGGCCGAATTGGATTCGCGGTTCGGCAACGATGTCCAGGGTGATGATGACGCCCGCTTCGCCATCGAGAGCTATCTGGAGTATCAGGGCGCGAAGCTGGTGTCCCGGTTCGACGCGGGCACCTATGTGGCGCTGACGGACGCGCTGTCCAGCCACGACGTCGGCCGCGGCCGGGGCGGGGTGGCCGCGGCGCTGGAGTCCTGCCAGGTGCCGGTGATCGTCGGGGGCATCACCTCCGATCGGCTGTATCCCATTCGCCTGCAACAGGAATTGGCCGACCTGCTCCCCGGGTGCGCGGGGCTCAACGTCGTCGATTCGATCTACGGCCACGACGGCTTCCTGGTCGAGACCGACTCGGTGGGTGCCCTGATCCGGCAGACGCTGAAGCTCGCATCGCAGTGA
- a CDS encoding bifunctional o-acetylhomoserine/o-acetylserine sulfhydrylase — protein sequence MSTPEEKLASWSFETKQVHAGQTPDAATNARALPIYQTTSYTFDSTDHAAALFGLAEPGNIYTRIGNPTTDVIEQRVAALEGGVAALFLSSGQAAETFAILNLASAGDHIVSSPRLYGGTYNLFHYSLPKLGIEVSFVDNPDDPESWRAAVRPNTKAFFAETISNPQIDVLDIPAVAGVAHDNGVPLIVDNTIATPYLIQPIAHGADIVVHSATKYLGGHGSAIAGVIVDGGTFDWTNGRFPGFTEPDPSYHGVVFADLGAPAYALKARVQLLRDLGSALSPFNAFLIAQGLETLSLRVERHVSNAQRVAEYLAGHPDVLSVNYAGLPTSPWYEVGRRIAPKGTGAVLAFELAGGIAAGKAFVDALTLHSHVANIGDVRSLVIHPASTTHQQLTPQEQLTTGVTPGLVRLAVGIEGIDDILADLEQGFAAARQVLSDTAAAV from the coding sequence ATGAGCACGCCAGAAGAAAAGCTCGCAAGCTGGTCCTTCGAGACCAAGCAGGTGCACGCCGGCCAGACCCCCGACGCCGCCACGAACGCGCGGGCCCTGCCGATCTACCAGACCACGTCGTACACGTTCGACAGCACCGACCACGCCGCCGCGCTGTTCGGGCTCGCCGAGCCGGGCAACATCTACACCCGCATCGGCAACCCCACCACCGACGTCATCGAGCAGCGGGTCGCCGCGCTGGAAGGCGGTGTGGCCGCGCTGTTCCTGTCCTCCGGGCAGGCGGCCGAGACGTTCGCCATCCTGAACCTGGCCTCGGCCGGCGATCACATCGTGTCCAGCCCGCGGCTCTACGGCGGCACCTACAACCTGTTCCACTACTCGCTGCCCAAGCTCGGCATCGAGGTCAGCTTCGTCGACAACCCCGACGACCCGGAGTCCTGGCGCGCGGCCGTGCGGCCCAACACCAAGGCCTTCTTCGCCGAGACCATCTCCAACCCTCAGATCGACGTGCTCGACATTCCCGCGGTGGCCGGGGTGGCGCACGACAACGGCGTGCCGCTGATCGTCGACAACACCATCGCGACCCCGTACCTGATCCAGCCGATCGCGCACGGTGCCGACATCGTCGTGCACTCGGCCACCAAGTACCTGGGCGGCCACGGGTCGGCGATCGCCGGCGTGATCGTCGACGGCGGCACCTTCGACTGGACGAACGGGCGGTTCCCCGGCTTCACCGAGCCGGACCCCAGCTATCACGGTGTGGTGTTCGCCGACCTGGGCGCACCCGCGTACGCGCTCAAGGCACGCGTGCAGTTGCTGCGCGACCTGGGCAGCGCGCTGTCGCCGTTCAACGCCTTTCTCATCGCGCAGGGATTGGAAACGCTGAGCCTGCGTGTTGAACGTCACGTGTCCAATGCGCAGCGAGTGGCCGAGTACCTGGCCGGGCATCCCGACGTCCTCTCGGTGAACTACGCGGGTCTGCCCACCTCGCCGTGGTACGAGGTGGGCCGCCGGATCGCCCCGAAGGGCACCGGCGCGGTGCTGGCCTTCGAACTGGCCGGCGGTATCGCGGCCGGAAAGGCGTTCGTCGACGCGTTGACCCTGCACAGCCACGTCGCCAACATCGGTGATGTGCGCTCGCTGGTCATCCATCCCGCGTCCACCACCCACCAGCAGCTGACCCCGCAGGAGCAGCTGACCACCGGTGTCACGCCGGGCCTGGTGCGGTTGGCCGTCGGCATCGAGGGCATCGACGACATCCTGGCCGATCTGGAACAGGGCTTCGCGGCGGCCCGGCAGGTGTTGTCCGACACGGCGGCGGCAGTGTGA
- a CDS encoding NADP-dependent isocitrate dehydrogenase, translating into MSAQQPTIIYTLTDEAPLLATYAFLPVIRTFAGAAGIDVQTSDISVAARILAEFGDYLTDEQKVPDNLAALGELTQDPSANIIKLPNISASVPQLLAAIKELKGKGYNLPEYPGDPKTDEEKEIKARYGKILGSAVNPVLREGNSDRRAPKAVKEYARKHPHSMGEWSQASRTHVATMKTGDFYHGEKSMTLDRDRNVRMELKTAGGQTIVLKPEVKLDNGDVIDSMYMSKKALIDFYEEQIEDAYKTGVMFSLHVKATMMKVSHPIVFGHAVKVFYKDAFAKHGKLFDELGVNVNNGLSDLYDKIESLPASQREEIIEDLHRCHEHRPELAMVDSAKGISNFHSPSDVIVDASMPAMIRLGGKMYGADGRTKDTKAVNPESTFSRMYQEMINFCKTNGQFDPTTMGTVPNVGLMAQKAEEYGSHDKTFEIPEDGVADIVDNDTGEVLLSQNVEAGDIWRMPIVKDAPIRDWVKLAVNRARLSGMTTVFWLDDERPHENELRKKVKAYLKEEDTEGLDITILPQVWAMRYTLERVIRGKDTIAATGNILRDYLTDLFPILELGTSAKMLSIVPLMAGGGLYETGAGGSAPKHVSQLVEENHLRWDSLGEFLAIGASLEDLGNKTDNAKAKVLADTLDAAVGKLLDENKSPSRKAGELDNRGSQFYLSLYWAQALAEQTEDQELAEHFAPLAKTLADSEAAIVDELNAVQGGHADIGGYYYPDPEKTAAVMRPSKTFNAALEAANS; encoded by the coding sequence ATGAGCGCCCAGCAGCCGACCATCATCTACACGCTGACCGACGAAGCCCCGCTGCTTGCCACCTACGCCTTCCTCCCGGTGATCCGAACTTTCGCCGGCGCCGCCGGTATCGACGTGCAGACCAGTGATATCTCCGTGGCCGCGCGCATCCTGGCCGAGTTCGGCGACTACCTGACCGATGAGCAGAAGGTCCCCGACAACCTGGCCGCGCTTGGCGAGCTGACCCAGGACCCCAGCGCCAACATCATCAAGCTGCCCAACATCAGCGCCTCGGTGCCCCAGCTGCTGGCCGCCATCAAGGAGCTCAAGGGCAAGGGCTACAACCTGCCCGAATACCCCGGCGATCCGAAGACCGACGAAGAAAAAGAGATCAAGGCCCGCTACGGCAAGATCCTGGGCAGCGCCGTGAACCCGGTGCTGCGGGAGGGTAACTCCGATCGCCGTGCCCCGAAGGCCGTCAAGGAGTACGCCCGCAAGCATCCGCACAGCATGGGCGAGTGGTCGCAGGCCTCCCGGACGCATGTCGCGACCATGAAGACCGGCGACTTCTACCACGGCGAGAAGTCGATGACGCTGGACAGGGACCGCAACGTCCGCATGGAGCTCAAGACCGCGGGTGGTCAGACCATCGTGCTCAAGCCCGAGGTCAAGCTCGACAACGGTGACGTGATCGACAGCATGTACATGAGCAAGAAGGCGCTGATCGACTTCTACGAAGAGCAGATCGAAGACGCTTACAAGACGGGCGTGATGTTCTCGCTGCACGTCAAGGCGACCATGATGAAGGTCAGCCACCCGATCGTGTTCGGTCACGCGGTGAAGGTCTTCTACAAGGACGCGTTCGCCAAGCACGGCAAGCTGTTCGACGAGCTCGGCGTCAACGTCAACAACGGCCTGTCCGACCTCTACGACAAGATCGAGTCCCTGCCCGCCTCGCAGCGCGAGGAGATCATCGAGGACCTGCACCGATGCCACGAGCACCGGCCCGAACTGGCGATGGTGGACTCGGCCAAGGGCATTTCCAACTTCCACTCCCCGTCCGACGTCATCGTGGATGCGTCGATGCCGGCGATGATCCGCCTCGGCGGCAAGATGTACGGCGCCGACGGCCGCACCAAGGACACCAAGGCGGTGAACCCGGAGTCGACCTTCTCCCGCATGTACCAGGAGATGATCAACTTCTGTAAGACGAACGGTCAGTTCGATCCGACCACCATGGGCACCGTTCCCAACGTCGGGCTGATGGCGCAGAAGGCCGAGGAGTACGGCAGCCACGACAAGACCTTCGAGATCCCGGAGGACGGCGTCGCCGACATCGTGGACAACGACACCGGTGAGGTGCTGCTGAGCCAGAACGTCGAAGCCGGCGACATCTGGCGCATGCCCATCGTCAAGGACGCCCCGATCCGGGACTGGGTCAAGCTGGCCGTCAACCGGGCCCGGCTGTCCGGGATGACGACGGTGTTCTGGCTCGACGACGAGCGCCCGCACGAGAACGAGCTGCGCAAGAAGGTGAAGGCCTACCTCAAGGAGGAGGACACCGAGGGTCTGGACATCACGATCCTGCCGCAGGTGTGGGCCATGAGGTACACGCTGGAGCGGGTCATCCGGGGCAAGGACACCATCGCGGCGACCGGCAACATCCTGCGCGACTACCTCACCGACCTGTTCCCGATCCTGGAGTTGGGTACCAGCGCGAAGATGCTCTCGATCGTGCCGTTGATGGCCGGCGGCGGGCTGTACGAGACCGGTGCCGGCGGTTCGGCGCCCAAGCACGTCAGCCAACTGGTCGAGGAGAACCACCTGCGCTGGGACTCGCTCGGCGAGTTCCTGGCCATCGGTGCCAGCCTCGAGGACCTGGGCAACAAGACGGACAACGCGAAGGCCAAGGTGCTGGCCGACACACTGGACGCCGCTGTCGGAAAGTTGTTGGACGAGAACAAGTCTCCGTCGCGTAAGGCCGGTGAACTGGACAACCGGGGTAGCCAGTTCTACCTGTCCCTGTACTGGGCGCAGGCACTGGCCGAGCAGACCGAGGACCAGGAGCTGGCCGAGCATTTCGCGCCGCTGGCCAAGACGCTGGCCGACAGCGAGGCCGCGATCGTCGACGAGCTCAACGCGGTGCAGGGTGGGCATGCCGACATCGGCGGCTACTACTACCCGGATCCGGAGAAGACGGCGGCGGTGATGCGTCCGAGCAAGACGTTTAACGCCGCGCTGGAGGCCGCCAACAGCTGA
- a CDS encoding TetR/AcrR family transcriptional regulator — MAAGLRERKKLDTRRALSDAALELTFRHGLENVTREDIARLAGVSLRTFNNYFTGKYEALAYRQTERLRRSITELRARPATEPLWTAITESVLLPLEQDFADAGPESGVPTREELLEVRKLLMSPEVRGAVGKALLEEWIAVIAERTGTDPHTDMYPRLVAGVVHAVGDAAADAYAKADPPVAFPQLLRQGFAAVAAGLADPESSRG; from the coding sequence ATGGCAGCCGGACTGCGTGAACGCAAAAAGCTCGATACCCGCCGCGCTCTCAGCGACGCCGCGCTGGAACTGACCTTCAGGCACGGCCTGGAGAACGTCACCCGGGAGGACATCGCCCGGCTTGCCGGGGTGTCGCTGCGCACCTTCAACAACTACTTCACCGGTAAGTACGAGGCGCTCGCCTACCGGCAGACCGAGCGGTTACGCCGCAGCATCACCGAACTACGCGCGCGTCCGGCCACCGAACCCCTGTGGACGGCAATCACCGAATCCGTGCTACTCCCGCTGGAGCAGGATTTCGCCGACGCCGGGCCTGAATCCGGTGTGCCCACCCGCGAGGAACTCCTCGAGGTCCGAAAACTGTTGATGAGCCCAGAGGTTCGTGGGGCCGTGGGCAAGGCGTTGCTCGAGGAGTGGATCGCGGTGATCGCCGAACGCACCGGCACCGACCCGCATACCGACATGTACCCGCGGCTGGTCGCCGGTGTGGTGCACGCCGTCGGCGACGCGGCCGCCGACGCCTACGCGAAGGCAGACCCACCGGTCGCCTTTCCGCAGCTACTGCGGCAGGGATTCGCGGCCGTCGCCGCCGGTCTGGCCGACCCGGAGAGCAGTCGTGGCTGA
- a CDS encoding FAD-dependent monooxygenase, with amino-acid sequence MLACELALAGVRAVVLDQLPGPSSEPKANGLVGQVIRQLDMRGLYHTFGGEGGPPKPSAGWMFAGMALSFLGLQDNPMYALLVPQPRLVRLLERRAHELGVDIRWGHALTDFRHTDDEVTVTVRAHGRSYELTARYLVGADGGRSTVRKNLGVGFTGHTSDIVSRIAHVHLPEHLLVPGRGYEVPGFGLLPFGYSRFERGSIVVFPLEPHRPMVGTVEYGWTVGSSASPISLDELRDSLRRILGVDVPLEAPRKPGEHALRRLDGINTRQAERYRVGRVLLLGDAAHVHSPMGGPGLNLGMQDAVNLGWKLAAAVNGWAGDALLDSYHSERYPVGERVMMHSMAQLALAAPGPEVAALRTLFAELVGKPAVAAHLAGLLAGSDVRYDVGDDHPLAGRMVPDVTLDDGRRVADLLHEARPVLLDLSGGVLDVTGLPDRVNVVTGACAAAPAALLLRPDAYVAWAADTVDAAAAGALAAATARWCGQPSVARIPTVT; translated from the coding sequence ATGCTGGCCTGCGAACTGGCGCTGGCGGGTGTGCGGGCGGTGGTGCTGGACCAGCTCCCCGGGCCCAGCTCCGAGCCGAAGGCCAACGGGCTTGTCGGCCAGGTCATCCGCCAACTCGACATGCGCGGCCTCTATCACACGTTCGGTGGCGAGGGCGGCCCCCCGAAGCCTTCCGCGGGTTGGATGTTCGCCGGAATGGCGCTGAGCTTCCTTGGGCTGCAGGACAACCCGATGTACGCCTTGCTGGTGCCGCAACCACGGCTGGTGCGCCTGCTGGAACGGCGGGCCCACGAGCTCGGGGTGGACATCCGGTGGGGCCATGCACTCACCGATTTCCGACACACCGACGACGAGGTCACCGTGACCGTGCGCGCGCACGGCCGTTCTTACGAACTGACCGCCCGATACCTGGTCGGCGCCGACGGTGGCCGCAGTACGGTGCGCAAGAACCTCGGCGTCGGCTTCACCGGCCACACCTCCGACATCGTCAGCAGGATCGCCCACGTGCACCTGCCCGAGCACCTGCTGGTGCCTGGTCGCGGCTATGAAGTGCCGGGTTTCGGGCTGCTGCCGTTCGGCTACAGCAGGTTCGAGCGCGGCTCGATCGTCGTGTTCCCGCTGGAACCCCACCGTCCCATGGTGGGCACCGTCGAATACGGCTGGACCGTCGGCAGCTCGGCAAGCCCCATCTCACTGGATGAGCTCCGGGACAGCCTGCGGCGCATCCTCGGTGTCGACGTTCCGCTGGAAGCGCCGAGGAAGCCCGGGGAGCATGCCCTGCGCCGGCTCGACGGCATCAACACCCGCCAGGCCGAGCGCTACCGGGTGGGCCGGGTGCTGTTGCTCGGCGACGCGGCGCACGTGCATTCGCCGATGGGTGGTCCCGGCTTGAACCTCGGTATGCAGGACGCCGTCAACCTGGGGTGGAAACTGGCCGCGGCGGTCAACGGCTGGGCGGGTGACGCCCTGCTGGACAGCTACCACAGCGAGCGGTATCCGGTGGGGGAGCGAGTGATGATGCACTCGATGGCGCAGCTGGCACTCGCCGCGCCTGGACCTGAAGTCGCCGCGCTGCGAACACTTTTCGCCGAGCTGGTCGGCAAGCCCGCGGTGGCTGCCCACCTCGCCGGGCTGCTGGCCGGCTCCGACGTCCGATATGACGTCGGTGACGACCATCCGCTGGCCGGCCGGATGGTGCCCGACGTGACCCTCGACGATGGCCGGCGGGTCGCCGACCTGCTGCACGAGGCGCGGCCGGTGCTGCTCGACCTGTCCGGTGGCGTACTCGACGTGACGGGGTTGCCGGACCGCGTCAACGTGGTGACCGGTGCATGCGCAGCAGCGCCCGCGGCGCTCCTGCTGCGGCCCGACGCTTACGTCGCTTGGGCAGCCGACACTGTCGACGCGGCAGCGGCCGGCGCTCTGGCGGCGGCGACGGCCCGCTGGTGCGGTCAGCCCAGCGTCGCGCGGATACCCACCGTCACATAG
- a CDS encoding alpha/beta fold hydrolase, producing the protein MTERAPFHLGSGEPILLLHPFLCSQNVWRTVAPQLAETGRFEVLAPTMIGHHGGPRAPGWLLDTATLVDDVERRMDEIGWDTAHIVGNSLGGWVAFELERRGRARTLTGIAPAGGWGRHSLTKYETVLKFVLGGPALLAARLIGPRILDVPFGTRIATLPVSGPADGPSRTDLDLLVQDATHCTAYLQLLVKTLRLPGLLELADVGVPTHLVLCEKDRVFPTPRGTRYFVDHLPPDTRVTRLPGLGHVPMLEAPGRVTQLITEFVDAHTEPRRAAPPAG; encoded by the coding sequence ATGACCGAACGCGCGCCGTTCCACCTCGGGTCGGGTGAACCGATCCTGCTGTTGCATCCGTTCCTGTGCTCGCAGAACGTCTGGCGGACGGTGGCACCCCAACTGGCCGAGACCGGCCGGTTCGAGGTGCTGGCCCCGACCATGATCGGCCACCACGGCGGACCGCGTGCGCCGGGCTGGCTGCTCGACACCGCCACCCTGGTCGACGATGTCGAGCGCCGGATGGACGAAATCGGCTGGGACACAGCCCATATCGTCGGGAACTCACTGGGCGGCTGGGTGGCCTTCGAACTGGAACGTCGGGGCCGGGCACGCACCCTGACCGGTATCGCCCCCGCGGGCGGCTGGGGTCGGCATTCGCTCACCAAGTACGAGACCGTGCTCAAGTTCGTGCTCGGCGGCCCGGCGTTGCTCGCCGCCCGGCTGATCGGCCCGCGGATCCTGGACGTGCCGTTCGGCACCCGCATCGCCACGCTTCCCGTCAGCGGACCCGCCGACGGTCCCAGCCGCACCGACCTGGACCTGCTGGTGCAGGACGCCACCCACTGCACCGCCTACCTGCAGTTGCTGGTCAAAACGCTGCGGCTGCCCGGTCTGCTGGAACTCGCCGACGTCGGCGTGCCCACCCACCTGGTGCTGTGCGAGAAGGACCGGGTATTCCCCACCCCGCGCGGCACTCGCTACTTCGTCGACCACCTGCCACCCGACACCCGGGTCACCCGGCTGCCCGGCTTGGGGCACGTCCCCATGCTCGAGGCGCCCGGCCGGGTCACCCAGCTGATCACCGAGTTCGTCGACGCCCACACCGAACCCCGGCGCGCGGCACCGCCGGCCGGGTGA